From Aphelocoma coerulescens isolate FSJ_1873_10779 chromosome 15, UR_Acoe_1.0, whole genome shotgun sequence, one genomic window encodes:
- the SDF2L1 gene encoding stromal cell-derived factor 2-like protein 1, with protein MRAGRRLFPLLLLTLLPGLCHGRESAPGAVTCGSVLKLLNTRHSVRLHSHEVKYGSGSGQQSVTGVEASDDANSYWRIRGKSDSSCQRGTPVKCGQAIRLTHVNTGKNLHTHHFPSPLSNNQEVSAFGDDGEGDDLDFWIVQCSGTYWEREDAVRFKHVGTEVFLSITGEQYGHPIRGQREVHGMPAANHHNYWKAMEGVFIKPSLDPAKHDEL; from the exons ATGCGGGCTGGCCGCCGCCTCTTCCCGCTGCTGCTCCTAACGCTGCTGCCCGGGCTGTGCCACGGCAGGGAGTCGGCGCCGGGCGCTGTGACTTGCGGCTCGGTGCTGAAACTGCTGAACACCCGCCACAGCGTGCGACTCCACTCGCACGAGGTCAAGTACGGCTCCG GAAGTGGGCAGCAGTCAGTGACAGGAGTTGAAGCTTCAGATGATGCCAACAGCTACTGGCGGATCCGTGGGAAGAGTGACAGCAGTTGCCAGCGTGGGACACCAGTGAAATGTGGGCAAGCCATACGACTTACCCATGTTAACACGGGGAAAAATCTGCACACTCATCACTTCCCATCACCACTCTCCAATAACCAA GAAGTAAGTGCCTTTGGGGATGATGGCGAAGGAGATGACCTGGATTTCTGGATTGTGCAGTGCAGTGGGACTTACTGGGAGCGGGAGGATGCCGTGCGCTTCAAGCACGTGGGGACTGAGGTGTTCCTGTCCATCACGGGGGAGCAGTACGGCCACCCCATTAGAGGTCAGCGGGAAGTTCATGGCATGCCTGCTGCCAACCACCACAACTATTGGAAAGCCATGGAGGGAGTCTTCATCAAACCCAGTCTGGACCCTGCAAAGCACGATGAGCTCTGA